Proteins found in one Pyxidicoccus trucidator genomic segment:
- a CDS encoding GlsB/YeaQ/YmgE family stress response membrane protein yields MVKLPRALSPWLAVLVLSGPGASWGQQAPQEEPGQAPASELTPPPLVPIPPPGTADAKPAPEGAESGGEDAPTPSVSEQALPGRAAVPPKDPVPRVAMEVVGGTAGGLIAGTVGLAAGYVLALPTVGCDECRVVALVGGFTGVLMGIPAGTWLGGRLMGGKGQFLATAGGSLVGWGGALLGSLLLSDAADSDALALALLVMPIAGATAGYELSNPSERPPAVPRASERVRVLPVAGMTERGPRLGLMGRF; encoded by the coding sequence ATGGTGAAGCTTCCTCGCGCGCTCTCCCCATGGCTGGCCGTCCTGGTCCTCTCGGGCCCCGGAGCCTCCTGGGGACAGCAGGCCCCCCAGGAAGAGCCCGGCCAGGCCCCGGCTTCCGAGCTGACGCCCCCGCCGCTCGTCCCCATCCCCCCTCCGGGCACGGCGGACGCGAAGCCCGCGCCGGAGGGCGCGGAGTCGGGTGGCGAGGACGCGCCCACCCCGTCCGTGAGCGAGCAGGCCCTGCCGGGCCGCGCCGCCGTGCCTCCGAAGGACCCGGTGCCCCGGGTGGCCATGGAGGTGGTGGGTGGCACCGCGGGCGGGCTCATCGCGGGCACGGTGGGGCTGGCGGCGGGCTACGTCCTCGCGCTGCCCACGGTGGGCTGCGACGAGTGCCGTGTCGTCGCCCTCGTGGGTGGCTTCACGGGGGTGCTGATGGGCATCCCCGCGGGCACGTGGCTGGGCGGTCGGCTCATGGGCGGCAAGGGCCAGTTCCTCGCCACCGCGGGCGGTAGCCTGGTGGGCTGGGGCGGCGCGCTGCTGGGCTCGCTGCTGCTGTCAGACGCGGCGGACAGTGATGCCCTCGCGCTCGCCCTGCTGGTGATGCCCATTGCCGGCGCCACGGCGGGCTATGAGCTGTCCAACCCGTCCGAACGTCCCCCTGCCGTGCCCCGGGCCTCGGAGCGCGTCCGGGTGCTGCCCGTGGCGGGGATGACCGAGCGCGGCCCCCGCCTGGGGCTGATGGGCCGCTTCTGA
- a CDS encoding FTR1 family protein, giving the protein MNRAALPLVCLLLALPLSARAEGASEERTWHRLIGILQYLEADYPLAIESQSEFELAEQKSFAAEAVDAASGLGPSAAAFLPRVKAIQARVDQAQDAPGVSRDCGTLVEDLVVAGGLARSPRRPPDLKLGEALFRTNCAACHGADGRADVPIAANMEPAPANFQDAELMGGLTPYKAFNTTSFGVPGTAMPAYPTLSEEERWSLAFFVFTMRLPPCEGTPPSASLERLANTTDDALVKEYGQEHLACLRRKLPDADEERSLLVAREGIEDAMRKGAAGDIAGAKAAVLDAYLNGLEPVEPKLSSRDPALVRKLEEGFLRARLAAESGSPHLRDEGRELVTLLDQARRSTGSAADLVSTMWLTLLIMLREGFEATIIVAALLAALKKMKATEHVRVVHAGWISALVVGAIAYVLGRHLLAGAQREWMEAVAALLAVGMLLYAALWLNARSNMSQFMGELRQKMQGALGRGSLAGLFFISFTAVLRESFETAIFLQGLALDSPAGVAWGALLGVVAILVLVLFINRVGYRLPMKTLFNASTVILVVTAVMLLGKGLHSLQEVGALPLMPLRFITVDLLGIYPDVVSLAPQVLLAVAPLALLLLRRRGRAQRVSEVSAG; this is encoded by the coding sequence ATGAATCGCGCTGCCCTGCCCTTGGTGTGCCTGCTGCTCGCGCTGCCCCTGTCCGCCCGCGCGGAGGGAGCATCCGAGGAGCGCACCTGGCACCGGCTCATCGGCATCCTCCAGTACCTGGAGGCGGACTACCCCCTCGCCATCGAGTCGCAGTCAGAGTTCGAGCTGGCGGAGCAGAAGAGCTTCGCGGCCGAGGCGGTGGATGCAGCGAGTGGACTGGGCCCCTCCGCCGCGGCCTTCCTTCCGCGCGTGAAGGCCATCCAGGCCCGCGTGGACCAGGCGCAGGACGCGCCGGGCGTCAGCCGGGACTGCGGCACGCTGGTGGAGGACCTGGTGGTCGCGGGCGGCCTCGCACGCAGCCCGCGTCGGCCGCCGGACCTGAAGCTCGGCGAGGCGCTCTTCCGCACCAACTGCGCGGCCTGCCACGGCGCCGACGGCCGCGCGGACGTGCCCATCGCCGCCAACATGGAGCCCGCCCCCGCCAACTTCCAGGACGCGGAGCTGATGGGCGGCCTCACCCCCTACAAGGCCTTCAACACCACCAGCTTCGGCGTGCCGGGCACGGCGATGCCGGCCTACCCCACCCTCTCCGAGGAGGAGCGCTGGTCGCTCGCCTTCTTCGTCTTCACCATGCGCCTGCCCCCGTGCGAGGGCACCCCGCCGAGCGCCTCGCTGGAGCGGCTGGCCAACACCACCGATGACGCGCTGGTGAAGGAGTACGGCCAGGAGCACCTCGCGTGTCTGCGCCGCAAGCTCCCGGACGCGGACGAGGAGCGCTCGCTGCTGGTGGCCCGCGAGGGAATCGAAGACGCCATGCGCAAGGGCGCCGCGGGCGACATCGCGGGCGCGAAGGCGGCCGTGCTGGACGCGTACCTCAACGGACTGGAGCCGGTGGAGCCCAAGCTGAGCTCCAGGGACCCGGCGCTGGTGCGCAAGCTGGAGGAGGGCTTCCTCCGGGCGCGGCTCGCGGCGGAGAGCGGCAGCCCCCACCTGCGGGACGAGGGGCGGGAGCTGGTGACGCTGCTGGACCAGGCGCGCCGGAGCACCGGCAGCGCGGCGGACCTGGTGTCCACGATGTGGCTGACGCTGCTCATCATGCTGCGCGAGGGCTTCGAGGCCACCATCATCGTCGCGGCGCTGCTGGCGGCGCTGAAGAAGATGAAGGCCACCGAGCACGTGCGCGTGGTGCACGCCGGCTGGATATCCGCGCTGGTGGTGGGCGCCATCGCCTACGTGCTGGGCCGGCACCTGCTGGCCGGGGCCCAGCGCGAGTGGATGGAGGCCGTGGCCGCGCTGCTGGCGGTGGGCATGCTGCTGTACGCGGCGCTGTGGCTCAACGCGCGCTCCAACATGAGCCAGTTCATGGGCGAGCTGCGCCAGAAGATGCAGGGCGCGCTGGGACGCGGCAGCCTCGCGGGCCTGTTCTTCATCTCCTTCACCGCCGTGCTGCGCGAGAGCTTCGAGACGGCCATCTTCCTCCAGGGGCTCGCGCTGGACTCGCCCGCGGGCGTGGCCTGGGGCGCACTGCTCGGCGTGGTGGCCATCCTGGTCCTGGTCCTCTTCATCAACCGCGTGGGCTACCGCCTGCCCATGAAGACGCTCTTCAACGCGTCCACCGTCATCCTCGTCGTCACCGCCGTCATGCTGCTGGGCAAGGGGCTGCACTCGCTCCAGGAGGTCGGCGCGCTGCCGCTGATGCCGCTGCGCTTCATCACCGTGGACCTGCTGGGCATCTACCCGGACGTGGTGTCGCTCGCACCGCAAGTCCTGCTGGCCGTGGCGCCCCTGGCCCTGCTGCTGCTGCGCCGCCGGGGCCGTGCGCAGCGCGTGTCCGAAGTGTCCGCCGGCTGA
- a CDS encoding dihydrofolate reductase: MKRLSAIVAMASNRVIGANNQLPWRLPADLARFKKLTMGHTLIMGRKTYESIGRPLPGRTIVVLTRRQDYAPEGVKVAHSLDEALALANGGEVFIAGGTDIYTQLMERVDRLYLTRISREFPGDAYFPEMDCARWRLVEQEHHPEGELPFAFLTYERVGHR, translated from the coding sequence ATGAAGAGGCTATCCGCGATTGTGGCCATGGCGTCGAACCGAGTCATCGGCGCCAACAATCAGCTTCCATGGCGTTTGCCTGCGGACCTCGCCCGGTTCAAGAAGCTCACGATGGGGCACACGCTCATCATGGGGCGCAAGACGTATGAATCCATCGGCCGCCCTCTTCCAGGCCGCACCATCGTCGTGCTGACACGTCGACAGGACTACGCGCCAGAGGGCGTCAAGGTGGCTCACTCATTGGACGAAGCGCTTGCGCTCGCCAATGGCGGAGAAGTTTTCATCGCTGGTGGGACAGACATCTATACGCAACTGATGGAACGTGTAGACCGGCTCTATCTCACGCGCATCTCACGAGAGTTTCCCGGCGACGCGTACTTTCCCGAGATGGACTGCGCGCGCTGGCGACTTGTCGAGCAGGAGCACCATCCTGAGGGCGAGTTGCCATTCGCATTCTTGACCTATGAACGCGTAGGTCACCGGTAG
- a CDS encoding thymidylate synthase, which translates to MQAYLSLLEHVLTHGTKKGDRTGTGTLSVFGHQLRFDLTQGFPLVTTKKLHVKSILHELLWMLAGDTNVRSLQANNVTIWDEWANADGGLGPVYGHQWRSWTAPNGEHIDQMKGLVEGLKKNPDSRRHIVSAWNVADLPSMKLPPCHALFQFYVADGRLSCQLYQRSADLFLGLPFNIASYSLLTMMVAQVTGLKAHEFIHTIGDAHLYINHVEQAKEQLTRAPRPLPRMRINPDVKDLFAFKYEDFTLEAYDPHPAIKAAVAV; encoded by the coding sequence ATGCAGGCCTATTTGTCCCTCCTCGAGCACGTCCTCACCCACGGCACGAAGAAGGGCGACCGGACCGGCACGGGCACGCTCAGCGTCTTCGGCCACCAGCTCCGGTTCGACCTCACGCAGGGCTTCCCGCTCGTCACCACGAAGAAGCTGCACGTGAAGTCCATCCTCCACGAGTTGCTGTGGATGCTCGCGGGGGACACCAACGTGCGCTCGCTCCAGGCCAACAACGTCACCATCTGGGACGAGTGGGCCAACGCGGACGGCGGCCTGGGCCCCGTCTACGGCCACCAGTGGCGCTCATGGACGGCGCCCAACGGTGAACACATCGATCAGATGAAGGGGCTGGTGGAGGGGCTGAAGAAGAACCCCGACTCGCGCCGGCACATCGTCAGCGCGTGGAACGTGGCGGACCTGCCCTCCATGAAGCTGCCGCCCTGCCACGCGCTCTTCCAGTTCTATGTGGCCGACGGGCGCCTGTCCTGCCAGCTCTACCAGCGCAGCGCGGACCTCTTCCTCGGGCTGCCATTCAACATCGCCTCGTACTCACTGCTGACGATGATGGTGGCGCAGGTGACGGGCCTGAAAGCACACGAGTTCATCCACACCATCGGCGACGCGCACCTGTACATCAACCACGTGGAGCAGGCGAAGGAGCAGCTCACGCGCGCGCCCAGGCCCCTGCCCCGGATGCGCATCAACCCGGACGTGAAGGACCTCTTCGCCTTCAAGTACGAGGACTTCACGCTCGAGGCCTACGACCCGCACCCCGCCATCAAGGCCGCGGTGGCGGTATGA